The sequence below is a genomic window from Clostridium sp. BJN0001.
ATTTATAAATGATATGGAAAAAATAAATACTTTAGATATTAATTCAGTTACTAAAGTTGCACGAAAGTTATTAAAAAATCCAACAGTTCATATCCTTATGCCTAAAAAAAGTAAAGGAAGATAGAAATGAAAAAAATAACTAAAATTGAACATCAAAAAAGAAATAAGGATAGATTTAATATTTATGTTAATGATGTCTATTCATTTGCTGTTTCAATTGATATCTTATATAGTGAATCATTAAAAGAAGGCATTGAAATTGATGAAGAAAAAATAAAAAGTATTTCAGATAAAGAAATGCTAAATAAATGTAAAAATACTGCTCTTAATATAATTGAAAGAAATCTAAAAACTAAAAAACAATTAGAAAATAAACTTAGAGAAAAAGAATTTGATGATAGTATAATATTTGAAACTATGAAATTCTTAGAACATTATGGATATATTAACGATAGTGAATATATAAAATTATTTATTAAGGAAAAAATAAAAAAATATGGTAAAAGAAAAATTATTTATGAACTTATAAGAAAAGGTATAAAAAAAGAAGATGTAGAACTTGAATTTGAAAACTCATCTTATATAGAAGATATTGAAATAGAATCTGCAAAAAAGATAGCAAAGAAAAAACTTGATTCTATTTTAAAAAAAGAGGATGACAAGTATAAAATAAGAGGGAAATTATATAATTATCTTTTATCAAAAGGGTATCAGACTAATATTATAAAACAAATCATAGAAGAATTAACTTAGGCATATTATATGCAAAAATAGAGGTGAAAACAAATGGATTTTTCAAATATTAGTTACACAATTATTGCTTTTATAATGCTTTTTGCTATTATAAAAACGGTAATAACTGTTTTGCACACATCAGATATAAGGCAGGCAATGTATCCAATAATGCGCGATATTTCAAGTTTTATAAGCTTTATTATAATAGTATTATTTTATGATAAATTTTATGAATTTATAAAATTTATATTATCATTATTTTCAAAATATAAAGTTGCATCACTTGGAGTAATGAAACTTGCAGGTCTTGTTATAGTATTCTTTTTAATAAGAATATGTATAAAATGGATATTATTTCTAATAAATGAATTTGTATTAAAATTCTTTATAAATTTTATAAATGGAAGTAAGATTATCTCTATGTTATTTGGTATGCTTCTTGGTGTAATAAGAGGAATGACTCTAGTTTTCGCTTTATTTATACCAATTGCAATCATAAATTGTATTCCACAAAGTCCTGTCGTTATTGATGTATTTGATAATATGTATGGATATGACAAGGTACTAAATATAGTAAATACAGGGACATCTAAAATAATACAAAGCGGACTTACAAAAGATGTGAAAAATAATAAAATTATTCTTTATAATGGAGTAACTATAGAAGACGGAGTAAAGAGTAATTCTGAAATAGATAATAAGGCAAAAA
It includes:
- the recX gene encoding recombination regulator RecX — protein: MKKITKIEHQKRNKDRFNIYVNDVYSFAVSIDILYSESLKEGIEIDEEKIKSISDKEMLNKCKNTALNIIERNLKTKKQLENKLREKEFDDSIIFETMKFLEHYGYINDSEYIKLFIKEKIKKYGKRKIIYELIRKGIKKEDVELEFENSSYIEDIEIESAKKIAKKKLDSILKKEDDKYKIRGKLYNYLLSKGYQTNIIKQIIEELT
- a CDS encoding transglutaminase-like domain-containing protein, yielding MDFSNISYTIIAFIMLFAIIKTVITVLHTSDIRQAMYPIMRDISSFISFIIIVLFYDKFYEFIKFILSLFSKYKVASLGVMKLAGLVIVFFLIRICIKWILFLINEFVLKFFINFINGSKIISMLFGMLLGVIRGMTLVFALFIPIAIINCIPQSPVVIDVFDNMYGYDKVLNIVNTGTSKIIQSGLTKDVKNNKIILYNGVTIEDGVKSNSEIDNKAKTLVSNYNTDREKAKKLYTWVGSNIKYDDSKAQQVINSEDVKDSGAISAFETRKGICFDYACLYAAMSKAVGLKVRVITGQANNGQQFISHAWNEVYLNDEKKWIKVDPTFYSGGNYFDNSDFDEIHKKENIAGEF